The Corynebacterium jeddahense genome has a window encoding:
- a CDS encoding AMP-binding protein encodes MRPTHRPLFVLRSFARFVPAVVRSGMVSAEGGPRAALALAPNLARYWFTTAREIEQGAAAVPDRLALIDDAGALTYRQLRDDARALARWLIALQEERGLDELRIGVMARNGRGIVLPLSAKGYAGGHIFLLNIGSSSEQLRGIIAENRIDVLFVDDEFADRIPDTGATVVRAFEDNGTGLSLREIVNRRDVDTQLPRWPKHGNLVLMSSGTTGIPKGIVRPEPKLPFVVAGYLEAIPWRAGDTVQLTASIFHTWGWSALQVALATRSTIVTRRVFDPDACFRQIEAFRCDGLISSPIFFKQMLDLDEDYDTSSLRYLATAGNAVTPALLRRTTERFGPILANIYGSTELALAAAASPAQMQADPTTVGKVPPGTVLKLYDDQGHEVPTGETGRIFLHNETALRGYTNPDTPMVEIDGLIEMGDLGYFDADGFLHVQSRNDDMIIVGGENVHPQSVVEVLDDMPGVAEVYAHGVDDDAMFKRIAVWIVRSEGHPEVTEDGVREWVRSRLADHSIPRDVHFVDTLPRNAVGKVVPRFLPGLGQKN; translated from the coding sequence ATGCGACCCACCCACCGACCGCTGTTCGTGTTGCGCTCCTTCGCCCGCTTCGTGCCCGCCGTCGTCCGCTCCGGCATGGTCAGCGCGGAGGGCGGCCCGCGCGCGGCCCTCGCCCTCGCGCCCAACCTTGCCCGCTACTGGTTCACCACCGCCCGCGAAATCGAGCAGGGCGCTGCCGCCGTCCCGGACCGCCTCGCGCTCATCGACGACGCTGGCGCCCTCACCTACCGCCAACTCCGCGACGACGCCCGCGCGCTCGCCAGGTGGCTCATCGCGCTGCAGGAGGAACGCGGCCTCGACGAGCTGCGCATCGGCGTCATGGCCCGCAACGGCCGCGGCATCGTCCTCCCCCTCAGCGCGAAGGGCTACGCCGGCGGGCACATCTTCCTGCTCAACATCGGCTCCTCCAGCGAGCAACTGCGCGGCATCATCGCCGAAAACCGCATCGACGTCCTCTTCGTCGACGACGAGTTCGCCGACCGTATCCCCGACACAGGCGCCACCGTCGTCCGCGCGTTCGAGGACAACGGCACCGGGCTTTCGCTGCGCGAGATTGTGAACCGGAGGGACGTCGATACGCAACTGCCCCGGTGGCCGAAGCACGGCAACCTCGTGCTCATGAGCTCCGGCACCACCGGCATCCCGAAGGGCATCGTGCGGCCCGAGCCCAAGCTGCCGTTCGTCGTCGCGGGCTACCTCGAGGCGATCCCGTGGCGCGCGGGCGACACGGTGCAGCTCACGGCGTCGATCTTCCACACGTGGGGCTGGTCCGCGCTGCAGGTGGCGCTGGCGACGCGCTCGACGATTGTCACCCGCCGCGTCTTCGACCCCGACGCGTGCTTCCGGCAGATCGAGGCGTTCCGTTGCGACGGGCTGATCTCCTCGCCGATCTTCTTCAAGCAGATGCTCGACCTCGACGAGGACTACGACACCTCCTCGCTGCGCTACCTCGCCACCGCCGGCAACGCCGTCACGCCCGCGCTGCTGCGGCGCACCACCGAGCGTTTCGGCCCGATCCTGGCGAACATCTACGGCTCGACCGAGCTCGCGCTCGCCGCCGCCGCCTCGCCCGCGCAGATGCAGGCCGACCCCACCACCGTGGGCAAGGTCCCGCCCGGCACGGTGCTCAAGCTTTACGACGACCAAGGGCACGAAGTCCCCACCGGCGAAACCGGGCGCATCTTCCTGCACAACGAGACGGCGCTGCGCGGCTACACCAACCCCGACACGCCGATGGTGGAGATCGACGGGCTCATCGAGATGGGCGACCTCGGCTACTTCGACGCGGACGGGTTCCTCCACGTGCAGTCGCGCAACGACGACATGATCATCGTCGGCGGGGAGAACGTGCACCCGCAGTCCGTGGTCGAGGTGCTCGACGACATGCCCGGTGTCGCCGAGGTGTACGCGCACGGTGTGGACGACGACGCGATGTTCAAGCGCATCGCCGTGTGGATCGTGCGCTCGGAGGGGCACCCCGAGGTCACCGAGGATGGCGTGCGCGAGTGGGTGCGTTCGCGCCTCGCCGACCACTCGATTCCGCGGGACGTGCACTTCGTCGATACGCTGCCGCGCAACGCGGTGGGCAAGGTCGTGCCGAGGTTCCTGCCCGGGCTTGGACAAAAAAATTGA
- a CDS encoding S-(hydroxymethyl)mycothiol dehydrogenase: protein MTQTVQGVIARSKGAPVEVADVVIPDPGPHDVVVKVKATGVCHTDLAYRDGDIADEFPFLLGHETAGVVETCGEDVTHVEPGDFVVLNWRAVCGECRACRKGDPKNCFNTHNASKRMTLADGTELTPALGIGSFAEKTLVHEKQCTKVDPEADPAAAGLLGCGIMAGLGAAVNTGDVQRGETVAVFGLGGVGLAAVAGAALAGATTVIAVDVDKRKCDAALERFGATHAVCSKDMEEDAVIERVRELTGGFGADVTIDAVGIQPTWRLAFYSRDFAGRMVMVGVPNQTDHVDIPAIDLYARGGSIKPAWYGDCLPERDFPAYVELYKQGRYPLGEFVSERIGIGDIEEAFAKMKRGDVLRSVVEF from the coding sequence ATGACACAAACTGTTCAAGGAGTAATCGCCCGTTCCAAGGGCGCGCCCGTCGAGGTCGCAGACGTCGTCATCCCGGACCCGGGCCCGCACGACGTCGTGGTGAAGGTCAAGGCCACCGGCGTGTGCCACACCGACCTGGCCTACCGCGACGGCGACATCGCCGACGAATTCCCGTTCCTCCTCGGCCATGAGACGGCCGGTGTCGTCGAAACGTGCGGCGAGGACGTCACGCACGTCGAACCCGGCGACTTCGTCGTCCTGAACTGGCGCGCCGTGTGCGGCGAGTGCCGCGCCTGCCGCAAGGGCGACCCGAAGAACTGCTTCAACACCCACAACGCTTCCAAGCGCATGACGCTTGCCGACGGCACCGAGCTCACCCCCGCCCTCGGCATCGGCTCCTTCGCCGAAAAGACCCTCGTGCACGAGAAGCAGTGCACCAAAGTGGATCCGGAGGCTGACCCGGCCGCTGCGGGCCTGCTCGGCTGCGGCATCATGGCCGGCCTTGGTGCCGCGGTGAACACCGGCGACGTCCAGCGCGGCGAAACGGTCGCCGTCTTCGGCCTCGGCGGTGTCGGCCTCGCGGCCGTCGCGGGTGCGGCGTTGGCGGGGGCAACCACGGTGATTGCTGTAGACGTCGATAAGCGAAAGTGCGACGCGGCCCTCGAGCGCTTCGGCGCGACCCACGCGGTCTGCTCGAAGGACATGGAGGAGGACGCGGTGATCGAGCGCGTGCGCGAGCTCACCGGCGGCTTCGGCGCGGACGTGACCATCGACGCCGTGGGCATCCAGCCCACCTGGCGCCTGGCGTTCTACTCCCGCGATTTCGCCGGCCGCATGGTGATGGTGGGCGTGCCCAACCAGACCGACCACGTGGACATCCCGGCGATCGACCTGTACGCCCGCGGCGGCTCCATCAAACCCGCCTGGTACGGCGACTGCCTGCCGGAGCGCGACTTCCCGGCGTACGTGGAGCTGTACAAGCAGGGCCGCTACCCGCTCGGCGAGTTCGTCTCGGAGCGCATCGGCATCGGCGACATCGAAGAGGCGTTTGCCAAAATGAAGCGCGGCGACGTGCTGCGAAGCGTGGTGGAGTTCTAA
- a CDS encoding tape measure protein — translation MSNAVWVPVNAEMKGFIGTLVKEASGAAQQAGAKVTSEMGKAGKDAGQALASGLSSQAAKIEQVTAKVANARKVEAKASADVTAAEQELQAIRSRSDASASQIAAAEQKLTTAKNQHQDATRTLARTEGDLESVRAGGEASSSALARSEDNLAKAKTQAQTATDKLHTAELRLGEAKDQQQAKNQAVADAELNLINVRDRYGANTKETARAEKQLETAKNEAAAADKRVAAATGNVAKRRAELASATDMVAAKSRTHKATQQDVAAAERRAGDEAETARGKIRGLGSDMEGASRSGSGFISSLGGFAKKAAVAGGAFLGVSGATQALSGGFERLNNLQRADIMFRNVGLSAEQAGATMDDLNDLVTGTSVSLADAAGTASMLMQAGVEAGKPLNDSIKALTNISAIAGGSAEDVGLVLMQIKAAGRLMGGDAMQLQQRGVNIYGYLAESLGMSFEEVKKLGEEGKITYEQVVDAINAKTGDLAKEMGETLPAKMGNFRTAVSSAAAEFIGPFIDPATRGVELLTQKLKDARPAIQGFAEGIKNGFTWLGDHPALLAGMATAVSSLAAGAAAVKAVGIAGEITKTIKAAETGAELLGKLNLGFLASPIGLWVAGLTAAATGLSLFFTKTETGQKIWQGFMDGLRAGGEWVTGALVPAFVDLGTAVGDAFTWIGEKLAPVREAVGSAFDWIDGKLTEFGVGVGKFYQTWVQPQVEFFRSIWQLGVANIQVFMGMLGQVAGFIGGVFQQVGSIISGVTSALIMPAWTMIQAGAQVMATIASGAFDLIKLGFQFVGQMIQSVWVNIIEPVWGLFRDGAGLLADILTGNFTNIGNRFESMGTHLHEIVMGPINVALDYFRNLVSLISDAWVSFQTTVANVVVQVQAKISEMVTNITEIPGKIKGVFADAGSWLVSAGMNVISGLWSGMQRMWDNVTGWLASLPGRIRNSIGSISFGFGHANGSYSQYVAGGIAAAEAYANGGHLPTRAVIERPHGKRGLVQWAEDETGGEAFIPLAVGKRERSTAILDQVAGTFGYALVDVATGAPYRSTYRGDLGPQTVGVFANGGITGDDLDLFYKGGAVNGHKASRPLQSAPYVFGGSNWGDCSGTVSAGAGLAVGLDPFPRLFFTGDEAAWLSSHGFLRGRGGAGDFRIGFKDGGPGGGHTAATLPNGVNIEMGGYPSEGHYNTGAGAWDSYFDTFFYLPMQEQKWVDPEVTGLKDLSTSERQVVVTAVDTMDTTSMGSTAAAQQRELTPYEAFATTFAKEMGNRSVAQIGFDAVADFFGVDPKLTRKVLFTPMDELLGVKDLDQHAAVGNPSTNVAGQHAVQVHDEAVTTMTGAELARDPQMSHASTQDVIEQPKVPEWGPGFFAHEIAQQAKTMGLDRLAAKIGIATALVESGNPMQMYANQAVPESLSFRHDALGSDYDSVGLFQQRNNGAWGTVADRMTPASSAKMFFAKLQGFDYHQMDPGAAAQKVQVSAFPDRYGQQMAEAERLLSSTGVFDRGGLARGIGFLPKATIQPERVLSPQMTPLFERFVGLLPAFMGTVDTARGELRESYAGGDAGYGALAELFGDEVGYRLADGAFWTGGLVAELEEAFAGGDFGYASAAHLLGEETGRALVDEAAWLGTAVDELKAAWRGEDFGLAATARYLGGNESAAARLLDELSWAGLTAEEMEAARYGDDFGLAGTARYLGGNERAAGAALDAVGDTFQALDGLENVVQRAGSTVVINIDGQEVMRRRLDEAEEQIDLHTEEILGLKAPRRPRPMAVTRGGAM, via the coding sequence ATGTCGAACGCAGTATGGGTACCCGTCAACGCCGAGATGAAAGGGTTCATTGGGACCCTTGTCAAGGAGGCGTCCGGTGCCGCGCAGCAGGCGGGGGCGAAGGTCACCAGTGAGATGGGAAAGGCCGGCAAGGACGCCGGCCAGGCGCTTGCATCTGGCCTGTCTTCCCAGGCTGCGAAGATCGAGCAGGTCACGGCGAAGGTAGCGAACGCGCGCAAGGTGGAAGCCAAGGCGTCCGCCGACGTGACCGCTGCCGAGCAAGAGTTACAAGCAATCCGCTCGCGGTCTGACGCCTCCGCGTCGCAGATCGCCGCGGCGGAGCAGAAGCTGACCACCGCGAAGAACCAGCACCAGGACGCCACTCGCACACTGGCTCGCACCGAGGGTGACCTCGAGTCTGTGCGCGCCGGGGGTGAGGCGTCGTCGTCTGCGCTGGCCCGGTCGGAGGACAACCTCGCGAAGGCGAAGACGCAGGCGCAAACCGCCACCGATAAGCTGCACACTGCCGAGCTTCGTTTGGGTGAGGCGAAAGACCAGCAGCAGGCGAAGAATCAGGCTGTCGCTGACGCCGAGCTGAACCTGATCAACGTGCGTGACCGGTATGGTGCGAACACGAAGGAGACGGCGCGGGCTGAGAAGCAGCTCGAGACGGCGAAGAACGAGGCCGCGGCTGCAGATAAGCGAGTGGCGGCGGCGACGGGCAACGTCGCGAAGCGGCGCGCGGAGCTCGCGTCGGCGACTGACATGGTCGCCGCGAAGTCTCGTACCCACAAGGCCACCCAGCAAGACGTCGCGGCCGCAGAGCGGCGCGCGGGGGATGAAGCGGAGACGGCGCGCGGGAAGATCCGCGGGCTCGGCTCGGACATGGAAGGGGCGTCTCGCTCCGGTAGCGGGTTCATCTCCTCCCTCGGCGGGTTCGCGAAGAAGGCCGCGGTGGCCGGCGGCGCGTTCCTTGGCGTGTCCGGTGCGACGCAGGCGCTCTCCGGCGGCTTCGAACGCTTGAATAACCTGCAGCGCGCGGACATCATGTTCCGCAACGTGGGGTTGTCCGCAGAGCAGGCCGGGGCAACGATGGACGACCTCAACGACCTCGTCACCGGCACCAGCGTCTCCCTCGCGGACGCCGCGGGGACCGCGTCCATGCTGATGCAGGCCGGTGTCGAAGCTGGCAAGCCTCTCAACGACTCGATTAAGGCGCTGACGAACATCTCTGCCATCGCCGGCGGTTCTGCCGAGGACGTCGGTCTGGTGCTGATGCAGATTAAGGCTGCGGGTCGCCTGATGGGTGGCGACGCGATGCAGCTGCAGCAGCGAGGTGTGAACATCTATGGTTACCTCGCGGAGTCGCTCGGCATGAGCTTCGAGGAAGTCAAGAAGCTCGGCGAGGAAGGCAAGATCACCTACGAGCAGGTGGTCGACGCCATCAACGCGAAAACCGGCGACCTCGCCAAGGAAATGGGTGAGACCCTGCCCGCGAAAATGGGGAACTTCCGTACCGCCGTGTCGTCGGCGGCTGCGGAGTTTATCGGACCGTTCATCGACCCGGCTACCCGCGGGGTGGAACTGCTCACCCAGAAACTCAAGGACGCCCGGCCCGCCATCCAGGGGTTCGCCGAGGGCATCAAGAACGGGTTTACCTGGCTGGGTGACCATCCGGCTTTGCTGGCGGGCATGGCGACGGCGGTGTCGTCGCTGGCTGCTGGTGCGGCGGCGGTGAAGGCCGTCGGCATCGCCGGCGAGATCACAAAGACCATCAAGGCCGCCGAGACCGGAGCCGAACTACTCGGGAAGCTCAACCTTGGGTTCCTGGCATCGCCAATCGGCCTGTGGGTCGCTGGCCTGACGGCTGCGGCCACCGGCCTGTCGTTGTTCTTCACCAAGACCGAGACCGGCCAGAAAATCTGGCAAGGCTTCATGGACGGACTGCGCGCCGGGGGCGAATGGGTCACCGGCGCCCTCGTTCCCGCCTTCGTCGACCTCGGCACCGCCGTCGGCGACGCCTTCACCTGGATCGGGGAGAAGCTCGCCCCGGTACGCGAGGCCGTAGGGTCGGCGTTCGACTGGATTGACGGCAAGCTCACCGAGTTCGGCGTCGGCGTCGGCAAGTTCTACCAGACCTGGGTGCAACCCCAGGTGGAGTTCTTCCGCTCCATCTGGCAGCTAGGTGTGGCGAACATCCAGGTGTTCATGGGCATGCTGGGCCAGGTCGCCGGCTTCATCGGCGGCGTGTTCCAGCAAGTCGGATCCATCATCTCCGGGGTCACCTCGGCGCTCATCATGCCCGCATGGACCATGATCCAGGCGGGCGCGCAGGTGATGGCGACGATCGCATCTGGCGCGTTCGACCTCATCAAACTGGGCTTCCAGTTCGTCGGACAGATGATTCAGTCCGTCTGGGTCAACATCATCGAACCGGTGTGGGGCCTGTTCCGCGACGGTGCCGGCCTGCTGGCTGACATCCTGACCGGAAACTTCACCAACATCGGTAACAGGTTCGAGTCGATGGGTACTCACCTGCACGAAATCGTGATGGGCCCCATCAACGTCGCGCTGGACTACTTCCGTAACCTCGTGTCGCTTATCTCGGACGCGTGGGTGTCGTTCCAGACCACCGTGGCCAACGTGGTGGTCCAGGTGCAGGCCAAGATCTCCGAGATGGTCACGAACATCACGGAGATCCCCGGCAAAATCAAGGGCGTGTTCGCGGACGCCGGGTCGTGGCTCGTGTCCGCCGGCATGAACGTGATCTCCGGCCTGTGGTCGGGCATGCAGCGCATGTGGGACAACGTCACCGGCTGGCTGGCGAGCCTGCCGGGGCGCATCCGAAACTCCATCGGGTCCATCAGCTTCGGCTTCGGCCACGCGAACGGCTCGTACTCTCAGTACGTTGCCGGCGGTATCGCCGCGGCGGAGGCCTACGCGAACGGCGGCCACTTGCCGACGCGCGCGGTGATTGAGCGGCCGCACGGCAAGCGTGGCCTCGTCCAGTGGGCGGAAGACGAAACTGGCGGCGAAGCATTCATCCCGTTGGCCGTGGGGAAACGCGAGCGCTCTACCGCGATTCTGGATCAGGTGGCGGGCACGTTCGGCTACGCGCTCGTCGACGTGGCCACGGGTGCGCCGTACCGTTCTACGTATCGGGGTGATCTCGGGCCGCAGACGGTGGGCGTGTTCGCTAACGGTGGTATCACCGGCGACGACCTTGACCTGTTCTACAAGGGTGGCGCGGTCAATGGGCATAAAGCGTCGCGTCCGCTGCAGTCAGCGCCCTATGTGTTTGGCGGGTCGAATTGGGGCGATTGTTCAGGCACGGTCTCCGCCGGCGCTGGTCTCGCGGTTGGCCTTGATCCGTTCCCTCGCCTGTTTTTCACAGGCGACGAGGCGGCGTGGCTGTCCTCCCACGGGTTCCTCCGTGGCCGCGGCGGCGCCGGCGATTTCCGCATTGGGTTCAAGGACGGCGGTCCGGGCGGTGGGCACACTGCGGCCACGCTGCCGAACGGTGTGAACATCGAGATGGGCGGCTACCCGTCCGAGGGGCACTACAACACAGGCGCCGGGGCGTGGGATAGCTACTTCGACACGTTCTTCTACCTGCCGATGCAGGAGCAGAAGTGGGTGGACCCGGAAGTCACGGGGCTGAAGGACTTGTCGACGAGCGAGCGGCAGGTCGTCGTCACCGCCGTGGACACGATGGATACGACGAGCATGGGGTCGACCGCGGCGGCCCAGCAGCGCGAGCTCACCCCGTACGAGGCATTCGCCACCACGTTCGCCAAGGAGATGGGCAACCGCAGTGTGGCCCAGATCGGGTTCGACGCGGTGGCGGACTTCTTCGGTGTCGACCCGAAGCTGACGCGCAAGGTCTTGTTCACGCCGATGGACGAACTCCTCGGCGTGAAAGATCTTGACCAACACGCAGCGGTGGGTAACCCGTCGACGAACGTCGCCGGCCAGCATGCCGTACAGGTTCACGACGAAGCGGTCACGACCATGACCGGTGCGGAGCTCGCGCGCGACCCGCAAATGTCGCACGCGTCCACCCAGGATGTCATCGAGCAGCCGAAGGTGCCCGAGTGGGGGCCGGGGTTCTTCGCCCACGAGATCGCCCAGCAGGCGAAAACGATGGGCCTTGACCGGCTCGCCGCGAAGATCGGCATCGCGACCGCGCTCGTGGAGTCGGGTAACCCAATGCAGATGTACGCGAACCAGGCGGTGCCGGAGTCGCTGTCGTTCCGGCACGACGCACTCGGCTCGGACTACGACAGTGTCGGCCTGTTCCAACAGCGCAACAACGGCGCGTGGGGCACGGTGGCCGACCGGATGACACCGGCGTCGTCGGCGAAGATGTTCTTCGCCAAGCTACAAGGGTTCGACTACCACCAGATGGACCCGGGGGCGGCGGCGCAGAAGGTGCAGGTGTCGGCGTTCCCCGACCGGTACGGGCAGCAGATGGCCGAGGCGGAGCGACTGCTCTCCTCGACCGGTGTGTTCGACCGGGGTGGACTCGCACGAGGGATCGGATTCTTGCCGAAGGCGACGATCCAACCTGAGCGTGTTCTGTCCCCGCAGATGACCCCACTATTTGAGCGGTTCGTCGGTCTTCTGCCTGCCTTCATGGGCACGGTGGACACTGCTCGCGGTGAACTCCGTGAGTCCTATGCCGGCGGTGATGCCGGGTACGGTGCCCTCGCCGAGCTCTTCGGCGATGAGGTCGGCTACCGTCTCGCTGATGGGGCGTTCTGGACTGGCGGTCTCGTTGCCGAATTAGAAGAGGCGTTTGCTGGTGGAGACTTCGGCTATGCCTCCGCTGCCCACTTGCTGGGCGAGGAAACAGGTCGGGCGCTCGTTGATGAAGCCGCCTGGCTAGGCACTGCAGTCGACGAATTGAAGGCGGCGTGGCGCGGTGAAGACTTTGGTCTTGCCGCGACTGCGCGTTACCTCGGCGGCAACGAGTCCGCGGCCGCGCGTCTACTCGACGAATTGTCGTGGGCAGGTCTCACCGCCGAAGAGATGGAAGCGGCGCGCTACGGCGATGACTTCGGTCTCGCTGGCACGGCGCGCTATCTCGGTGGCAATGAACGAGCTGCCGGGGCAGCCCTTGACGCCGTGGGCGACACATTCCAGGCACTCGACGGCCTGGAAAACGTTGTCCAGCGCGCCGGTTCGACCGTGGTGATCAACATCGACGGCCAGGAGGTCATGCGCCGCCGCCTCGACGAGGCGGAGGAACAGATCGACCTGCACACGGAGGAGATTCTGGGGCTGAAGGCTCCGCGTAGGCCGCGCCCGATGGCCGTGACCCGAGGAGGTGCGATGTGA
- a CDS encoding MBL fold metallo-hydrolase has translation MRIDNVVTSGLFKLDGGEWEVDNNVWIVGDDSECYIIDAAHNARAIADAVGGRRVKGILATHGHSDHIDAAPELSCLVDAPVYLHPTDGFLWQRQNPGVHYRQLLDGATFPIAGTELRVMSTPGHSPGSVVIYAEEAGELFSGDTLFQGGPGATGRSFSSFDTIIHSLQKSVLDLPAETVVRTGHGDHTTIGDEAPHLEEWIRRGY, from the coding sequence ATGCGCATCGACAACGTGGTTACATCCGGCCTGTTCAAGCTTGACGGCGGCGAGTGGGAGGTGGACAACAACGTCTGGATCGTCGGCGACGATTCCGAGTGCTACATCATCGACGCCGCCCACAACGCGCGCGCCATCGCCGACGCCGTGGGCGGGCGCCGCGTCAAGGGCATCCTGGCCACCCACGGCCACTCCGACCACATCGACGCCGCCCCGGAGCTGTCGTGCCTCGTCGACGCGCCGGTGTACCTGCACCCGACCGACGGGTTCCTCTGGCAGCGCCAGAACCCGGGCGTGCACTACCGCCAGCTTCTCGACGGCGCGACGTTCCCCATCGCCGGCACCGAGCTGCGCGTGATGTCCACGCCGGGCCACTCGCCCGGGTCGGTGGTCATCTACGCCGAGGAGGCCGGTGAGCTCTTCTCCGGCGACACCTTGTTCCAGGGCGGACCGGGCGCGACGGGGCGGTCGTTCTCCTCGTTCGACACCATCATTCATTCGCTGCAGAAGTCTGTGCTGGACCTGCCGGCGGAGACGGTGGTGCGCACCGGCCACGGCGACCACACCACCATCGGCGACGAGGCCCCGCACCTGGAGGAGTGGATTCGCCGCGGCTACTAG
- a CDS encoding GH25 family lysozyme yields the protein MTIFGIDISEHQDGLSLTRAKQEGIEFVILRLCDGTYRDRTFGSHLYDAERNGLLVSTYWYLRAPSEGTSIAQQVDVIDQQMGGRRDLSVWIDVESVDRAGRKLLTAADVHAAKHELERRGYYVAGIYSGAWYWELMPGGEPSMAGLGNLWVSNYGHNRTGTPRATYDRDSGDGHRGWSYPLGDRRPAILQFGSNGIVAGHHPVDVNAFCGARAELAAIFNPPPATTKPKEVPVTFEKVLPYPRTQITQETGYWCGPASAQTVIFSTGKLIEESELARRLGTTLNGTDWIGSFPAVLNDYIDGAEYVHVEMPNDPPSREEKERLWQHLVDSITAGHGVVANIVAPPSNYPRAVAPSTISPAYAGGWVSHYVAAMGVAQDADGRRRVWIADSGFAPYGYWIDFEQLCSLIPPKGYAYSKTKVPAPSSGSTRITQPQGGMLMALTDDQQRDLYEKVTRIHHEMTHRFDSRYDLDLLEQGKITPADVHKETLVGYILNLDRKIEDIHRNMLPTLAAAFSRIFKGRK from the coding sequence GTGACCATCTTCGGCATTGATATATCCGAGCACCAGGACGGCCTGTCGCTCACCCGTGCCAAGCAGGAGGGCATCGAGTTCGTCATTCTGCGGCTCTGCGATGGCACCTACCGAGATAGGACGTTCGGCTCCCACCTGTACGACGCGGAGCGCAACGGCCTGCTCGTCTCCACCTACTGGTACCTCCGCGCACCATCGGAGGGAACCTCGATCGCGCAGCAAGTCGACGTCATCGACCAGCAGATGGGCGGACGCCGCGACCTCTCCGTCTGGATCGACGTCGAATCCGTCGATCGCGCCGGGCGGAAACTGCTCACCGCGGCCGACGTTCACGCGGCAAAGCACGAGCTGGAGCGCCGCGGGTACTACGTCGCCGGCATCTACTCCGGCGCGTGGTACTGGGAGCTCATGCCCGGCGGTGAACCGTCGATGGCGGGGCTGGGGAATCTGTGGGTGTCAAACTACGGACACAACCGCACCGGCACCCCGCGGGCGACCTACGACCGGGACAGCGGCGACGGGCACCGCGGCTGGTCATATCCGTTAGGCGACCGCCGACCGGCCATTCTCCAGTTCGGCTCCAACGGAATCGTCGCCGGCCACCACCCGGTCGACGTCAACGCTTTCTGCGGCGCCCGCGCCGAACTTGCCGCCATCTTCAACCCACCACCAGCCACAACCAAGCCAAAGGAGGTGCCCGTGACGTTCGAGAAGGTGCTGCCCTACCCGCGCACCCAGATCACCCAGGAAACCGGCTACTGGTGCGGCCCCGCCAGCGCGCAGACCGTCATCTTCTCCACCGGCAAGCTGATCGAGGAGTCGGAGCTCGCCCGTCGCCTCGGCACCACCCTCAACGGCACCGACTGGATCGGCTCCTTCCCCGCGGTGCTCAACGACTACATCGACGGCGCCGAGTACGTCCACGTCGAAATGCCGAACGACCCGCCGAGCCGCGAGGAGAAGGAACGGCTGTGGCAGCACCTCGTGGATTCCATCACCGCGGGCCACGGCGTGGTCGCCAATATCGTCGCGCCGCCGTCGAACTACCCGCGCGCGGTGGCGCCGTCGACGATCTCCCCGGCGTATGCCGGCGGGTGGGTGTCCCACTACGTCGCCGCGATGGGCGTCGCCCAGGACGCGGACGGCCGCCGGCGGGTGTGGATCGCCGACAGTGGATTCGCCCCCTACGGCTACTGGATCGACTTCGAGCAGCTGTGCTCGCTGATCCCGCCGAAGGGCTACGCCTACTCCAAGACCAAGGTGCCGGCCCCGTCGTCCGGCTCCACCCGCATCACTCAGCCCCAAGGAGGCATGCTCATGGCACTTACCGACGACCAGCAGCGCGACCTGTACGAAAAGGTCACCCGCATTCACCACGAGATGACGCACCGCTTCGACTCCCGCTACGACCTAGATCTGCTCGAGCAGGGGAAGATCACGCCTGCCGACGTCCACAAAGAAACGCTTGTGGGCTACATCCTGAACCTCGACCGCAAGATCGAGGATATCCACCGCAACATGCTGCCCACGCTTGCCGCGGCATTCAGCCGCATCTTCAAGGGAAGGAAGTAG
- a CDS encoding GDSL-type esterase/lipase family protein codes for MSISRRIAAAVVAAAALFTPLAPAAQAQERNMVIFGDSVIADPNVPTWAAGKLGLTPQGRSDNGTWCPTSPTNWGKRSAGMLGLTPRDYSCTGVVTISKGPGFFQQVDRAIADRGLSPATARVIISVGFNDTYNNTSRPDADIRRDFVNYMVPQIRRIKAAAPNARIQIVGYPKITDGDRVCLFHIAPNTSDWTRYQDVQRWENLAQWMEVDAARAAGVEFLDLKPSTWNNNMCAPDDKRMWAGIVDFYAGPGNLPIHVNQRGHEHVANVIARS; via the coding sequence GTGTCTATTTCCCGCCGCATCGCCGCCGCCGTTGTCGCGGCCGCCGCCCTCTTTACCCCGCTCGCTCCCGCCGCGCAAGCGCAGGAGCGCAACATGGTCATCTTCGGCGACTCCGTCATCGCCGACCCGAACGTGCCCACCTGGGCCGCCGGCAAGCTGGGCCTGACCCCGCAGGGCCGCTCCGACAACGGCACCTGGTGCCCGACGTCGCCCACAAACTGGGGCAAGCGCTCCGCCGGCATGCTCGGCCTGACGCCGCGCGACTACTCCTGCACCGGCGTGGTCACCATCTCGAAGGGCCCCGGCTTCTTCCAGCAGGTCGACCGCGCAATCGCGGACCGCGGCCTCTCGCCGGCGACCGCCCGCGTCATTATCTCCGTCGGCTTCAACGACACGTACAACAACACCTCGCGCCCGGACGCCGACATCCGCCGCGACTTTGTCAACTACATGGTCCCGCAGATCCGCCGCATCAAGGCGGCCGCGCCGAACGCCCGCATCCAGATCGTGGGCTACCCGAAGATCACGGACGGCGACCGCGTCTGCCTCTTCCACATCGCGCCGAACACCTCCGACTGGACCCGCTACCAGGACGTCCAGCGCTGGGAGAACCTCGCGCAGTGGATGGAGGTCGACGCTGCCCGCGCCGCCGGCGTGGAGTTCCTCGACCTCAAGCCGTCGACCTGGAACAACAACATGTGCGCCCCCGACGACAAGCGCATGTGGGCCGGCATCGTCGACTTCTACGCCGGCCCGGGCAACCTGCCCATCCACGTCAACCAGCGCGGACACGAGCACGTGGCAAACGTCATCGCGCGCTCCTAG